AAATGAAGCCTTCTGAACGCCTTGCCGAGAAGCTATATGCACTGAGGATAGAGACTGAGTGGCTGAGTTCGCCACCACCCGCAGTGACTCAAATCCTCTCAACACTAACGCACAGCTCGCGGAGCGTCGGTGTATGAAAGCACATACAGACTTGCTGGCTTGCAGAAAAATACTGGTGATCCGCTATCGTTTCATTGGCGATACCATTTTGACAGTGCCGTTTTTACGCAACCTCAGATATTCGTTTCCCGACGCACATATCGACGTTCTGGTAGGTCCTCAAAGCGGCGAAGTTCTGCAAGGATGTCCGTTCGTAAATAAGTTCATTACTTTTGACACGACGCGTTTCCATAAATACGACAAAGGCGAAGGCGAAGCGAAAAGCTTCTGGTCATACGCAAAAGAGTTGCGCAAAGAAAAATATGATCTAGTGTTTGTACTGAAACGCTCATGGTCATCAGCCTTTCTGGCACTTTTGACGGGAGCCAGGCATCGCATCGGGTACGCAACCGAGGGGCGCCAGATTTTGCTCACTCAAGGTATTCCCTGGCATAAAGACATTCATGAAGTCGATTCAACATTGGAAGTGCTGAGCGGAGCCAACCTGCCAATTCAGGATCGCTTTCTCGATGCCTGGATCAGCGAAGAAGAAGATAATGCCATTTCGAGAAAAGCTCCGGAATTAGCCCGAAGCAAAACGAAAGTCCTTATCCACGCAGCTGCTGCGCATCCGGACAAGATGTATCCAATCGATCGCTGGGCAGAAGTAATGAAACTGCTAGGCGCTCAAATTGACTGCGATTTCTACTTCTCTGGTGCAGAACAAGACTATCTGCTCTACGAAGATCTGCAGCATTTAGCCGGAATCAAAGGATTCAATCTAGCCGGTAAATTATCTCTACGCGAAAGTATGGCGCTCTACAGACGCATGAACGTATCCTTGTGCGTCGACTCGGGACCAGCACATTTGAGCGCTGCCGTCGGAGTACCGACACTAGCCTTATTCGGTCCCACAGATCCCGAACGGTGGCGACCCTACGGTGACAGTCACCTGGCCCTGTTTAATCCCGATTTGACTTGCCGCCCATGCAATTACAACAAAACATGCAACAACCGAGAATGCTTGACTGAATTCAGCCCTGCCAAAATTGTTGAAAAAACAATGTTGGTAATGCAGACCAGACTGAATTTCACTCCAGGCAACGCCCAAACCGTTCAAAACGAAACTGTCGGTTAATGTTCATCTTAGATAGGTCGAACCGTTATCGGTTGAGTTATTTGAAAACGGTTTTCACTCTCTGAAAGTAAACCGTTATCGGTTGAATTTTGGTTGTCGTTCAGCTCCCTAAAACGGGAACAAACCCAATAGGCGGTCGTCAATCTGAGCATAACGCAGAGACTCAAGTGAGTGGAAGCAGGGATGCATCCAACCGCGGGCAGCACCGGACCTGCGACCAATTTAAAAGCGCGCCTGAAAGGGCGCGTTTTTTTCCTCAGTCGCCTATAATTGGACTTCCTTTCAGAAGAAACCAATGTCAGACTACATCGCCTTTTTTGCCAGCCCAGCTTCTTTCCAAGAGTTACGCAATTTTGACTGGAACTCACCTGACGATGTTGCAGGTCTGTTCGAAAGGATGCGCAGCGAAGAAGGTCTGGTCAGAGTTTGGGGGGGCACAACAGACTCCTGGATCTTGTCAGGTTTAAGCGCCTGGATGACAAAAAGGTTTAAGTTACCCGGGTTCGGTTCTCGAACGGGCATAGAGTTTGTCGCGGACTGCGAATACGTGCACTGGGTGATAGATTATCAAACCCAGACAGAATTGAAAGAAAAGATGGAAAAAGTCGATCCACGGCAGGAGCCGACTTTTGAACCGACCATCAGCGAGTTTTTTGAACCGCTTGGACTGGAGTATGTTGACACATACGTTGACGCCGGTCTGGATGAGTTTTACCAGATGTATGAAGATTTGAAGACAGATTTAGCCAGCTCTAAAGACGAAACTCTTGTCGTTCTAGTGCCTTACTAGCAGTCGAAACGATCGTAATACTGCCTGTGATGCTGGCTCCTGGTGATTGTTCCAAGCACACCACCGATCAAGTTTGAGAACAATCGTGGAATTGCGTCTGCTGGATTTGCATCCCTGTATACAGGTCTGTATGAGTCAGCGATCGTTGTTTCATAGATCGGCGAGTTGTATCCATCGTCAAACCGAGTTGCACCGTATGTAGTGCCACCATAAAGATAATCGTTATTGTTATAAGTACTACCGTAGAGATAGTCCGAATTACCGTAAGTGCCGTTCAACAGAGGATCGTAACTATCAGCATAAGTGCTCTCATATATGGCGTTAGGATAGCGATACTGATCGGACTGATTCCACGCGTACTGATCGTACTGATTCAATCCATATCGATTGTACGTATTGTTAAGTGACCATTGATCATAGTTATTGTATTGGTTGTACTGGTTATAAGTGTTCCAGTTACGATAGCTGTCGGTATTGTTGTATCCATAACCGTAGTCGCGGTTGGCATAATAAGTGCCCGCACCACCCAGTAGAGCACCACCGGCAAGACCGCCGTATAGATATTTCAAATTGTTGTTGGTGTTATTGTGCTGACCGCTGTTTCCGTACTCGTAACGTTGGTTGTTATTGATAATTGTCCGGTTTACTTCAATGGGGTGTTGATTTTGATTACCCCTGTATTGCTGGGCAATTTGATGGTTGCCGACAGCAGCCGTGTTTTGGACGACTTGCGGGGGATGAGCCACCACCTCCGGACGTGGGTGTGATGGATTCCACTGCGGCCGAGTGTTCTGGTTGACGGGCGGCACGGGATGCGAAGCGTCATTGCGCGGTGCTGCGTTTGCCTGCGAAACTAGCCCTGGCAGCGCTGGGCGTTGATGGTTCTGTTGCTGTGGCTGAGGATGCGGAATTTCTCGGTGTGGTTCACGATGCGGCTGTTGTGCCTGAACAACAGTCGGTCTTACATCAGGGTGAACTGGGGCGCGATCATGCTTGATTTGATTCAAAACCTCACGATGACTCACATCCCATTTGGGTTGAGCCTGAGGAGCCGGATGATCTGGCTGCTTTGCGGCGTTAGCATCAAGAGCCTTCTGTGTTCCTAGAGACATTGCACTTCCCCTATCAGCCGAAACAGAGGTGGGTTTCCCACCCTTCACGTTTTAGAGTGCCAATGCAACGTTACCGAAAGGTTACCGAATTAGAACAGCGCTACGTAATATGCCCATTCTTGGCAGCATAAGTTGGGCCCGGGAGGTGAGCAGATTCTGTCAGAGCAACTATGACAAGAACTACTTAATTGATTCGGACGATTCTGACTTTGAATCTGCGGTCGCAACTTTTGGATCATCAACTTTTGGCTTGAAGATGAAAATATTGTCGCCTTCAAAAAAAACGGGTAAGCCCCGAACAACACAGAAAGCGGCAGAAAAATAAACGCAGAAGCTAGCAATCGCGGGCACCATTGTCACGCTTCCCGCTTCGGTGTGCGCCGCTATCATGAGACAGAAGGCAACAGCTTTGGCAATGGCGTAACTGAAGCGGCTGAAGTTCGAGGCAACTAAAAACTTGCCCACCTTGCTTTGCATCATAGTGTTGACGCCGAATGCTGTGAACCCGTCTTCGGCGGCATGACTGCGCATCGCATCGACAAAAGTGCCGCGCACAACGAACAGAATTGGTATCCACACGGGAATCCAACCGAGCACGGAAAAAACAATCCAGTAGACCAGTTCAACAGCTCTGTCACCGGCGATATCCAGAACACCGCCCAATTTTGACGTTTGCTTGAGTTTTCTAGCAAAGTATCCATCCAGCCCGTCAGCCCAAATGACGAAAATCGTGAGGACAAATGCAGTCCATCGCACCTGTTCGCCAGGCATGAATAGCAAACTCACGGTGCCCAGAGCCAGTACGACTCTTGCTACCGTGAGTACATTTGCTACATTGATCACAAGCGAGCCTAAACGTCTAAATGCTGCACTTCGTGCGCGTGATTCATAATGAAGTCTTTGCGCGGTTGAACAGCTTCACCCATAAGCAAGTCTACGACGTGATCTGCTTCAGAAGCATCAGCGACAGTCACTTGTCGAAGTGTTCTGGTTTCAGGATTCATTGTTGTATCCCACAACTGTTCCGCCTGCATCTCACCGAGACCTTTGAATCGCTGAATCTCGGCTTTCTCTCCCATCTCGGCCAATACAGCCTCGAGTTTATGCTCGTTGTAGCAGTATTCGACGCGCTTACCTTTAGTTACTTTGAACAGCGGCGGTTGTGCAATGTAGACATAACCGTTGTTGACCAACGGACGGGCATAGCGGAAGAAGAACGTCAGCAGTAGAGTGCGAATATGGCTGCCGTCAACATCTGCGTCTGTCATGATGATGATTTTGTGATAGCGCAGCTTACTCAGATCTAGATTTTCGGCATTTGGTCTGAGCAAACCTGCAGTTTTGCCGCCCTCTTCATCATCTTCTTTGACGACCAGACCGAGCGCTTGAATCATCGCCTGAATTTCAGTGTTTTCATAGATGCGACCGGGCTGTACTCTTTCCACGTTCAAGATTTTGCCGCGCAAAGGCAAAATAGCCTGGAAGTGACGGTTCCTTCCTGTCTTAGCGCTACCACCGGCGGAGTCACCTTCTACCAGATAAATTTCGCAATTGGAAGGATCACGATCGGAGCAATCTGAGAGCTTGCCAGGCAGAGAAGAGTTCTCCAGGGCAGACTGACGTCGAATTGCCTTCTTGGCGTTCTGCGCAGCTTCACGAGCTAATCTTGCCTGCAAAGCTTTCTGAATAATCTTTTTGGCTGGATTGGGATTCAATTCCAACCAATCGGCCAGACGCTCAGAAACCACCGACTGGGTAATACCCTGCACTTCGCGGTTTCCCAGACGCTCTTTAGTCTGACCTTCGAACTGAGGCTCTGAAACTTTGACGCTGATAATTGCAGTCAAACCTTCACGCACATCTTCGCCTGTGAAGTTGGCATCATTTTCCTTGATCAGATTCTGCTTACGAGCGTAATCGTTGATAATTCTCGTCAAGGCATTTCTGAAACCAGTCAAGTGAGTGCCACCATCACCGGTTTTGATGTTGTTGACGAAAGTGTAGATCGACTCAGTAAACGTCTCTGTCCACTGCATTGCACACTCGACAACGACATTGTTCTGCTCTTGCTCGAAATAAATGGGCGGCTTGTGCAATACATCACGAGTGTCGTTGATGTACTCAACGTAGCTTGCAATTCCACCCTCGTAGTGAAATTCCTGATGCAGATTCTCACCACGCTTATCTGTAACAGTGATTTTCAGACCTTTATTGAGGAAGGCCATTTCTCGCAAACGCGTAATGACAACATCCCAATCCATCACGATCTTGACGAGTTCATTGTCTTCGTTGACGTCATGAAAGATCTGATCGTCAGGCCAGAAAGTAACTTTCGTACCGCGTCGATCGGAGGGTCCTAGAGTTTGCAATCCACCATCAGGCTCGCCCCGATTGTAGGCCTGCTTGTAGGCCTGTCCATCGCGATGGATTTCCGCCTCCAGACGCTCGGAAAGAGCATTCACAACAGAGGCACCGACCCCGTGCAAACCGCCTGAGACTTTGTAACCGCCGCCGCCAAATTTGGCGCCCGCGTGCAAGACTGTGAAAACAGTTTCCACACCGCTCTTACCAGTTTTTTCAACAATACCGGTTGGAATACCCCGACCGTCGTCCTGGACGGTAACAGAGTTATCTTCATTGATGGTTACATCAATGACTTTACAAAATCCAGCCAGCGCTTCATCTACAGAGTTGTCGACAATTTCCCAGACAAGGTGATGTAGTCCGCGCGGTCCAGTGCTTCCGATGTACATGCCAGGACGCTTGCGAACTGCTTCGAGCCCCTCCAGCACAGAGATGGTATCGGCACTGTAGTCAGCGGCATCGGTACCCGTCGCCGTGGATGGTTTGTTCTCTTTTTCTTCTTTTTCTGAATTATCTTCAGTCACTATTGAAGTACCTGCTGATGAATCTTGTTTGTTCGGCATTTATGACACCCAAATGTAAATGGTTTCCGTAGTTCGATAGCTCAAATGAACCAGGAACTTAGAAACTCGCAGAAGCGTAAAAGACGGACAGGATAAGGCTCTTGCCCTCAAGGGACAATAATTCCCACAACTTCAATTTTAGCACGAAGGGCATGTAAAAATCCCCCCTCCGCGCTGTTCACTGGCGGCTTTCCGCAATATTTTCAGATGAAAACAGCTTAGTCTTAGCAGTCTTTTCATCTCTGGGCTAAAATACTGTGGCGCGAAGCCCGGTCTAAGCGTTATCAGCCAACAGGGAATTGCCGTGGAAACCTTTTACGAAGCCACACCAGGTCTCTTGAAGAAATCAGCGATAGCGCTCGGATTCTTCGATGGTGTGCATCATGGACATCAAGTTGTCATTGGAAAGGCCGTTGAAGAAGCTAAACGTCTCGGCGTCACAGCCGGCGTCGTCACCTTCAAAGATCACCCGCGCTCTCTGACAAGAGGTGCTGCGCCTCTCCTTTTGACGATGATAGAGCAACGCCTGGAGCTCTTTGAGCGTCTCGGTGTAGAGGCAACGCTAGTTCTATCGTTCACAGAAGATCTCTGCCGCCTGAGCCCCAGGGAGTATGTCGAAAACATATTGGTCGGCTCGATGGGTGCCAAATCGATATCGGTCGGCTATAACCATCACTTCGGCAAAGACCGAGAAGGCGACGCATCATTGCTCGGGACAATGGGAAAACAACTGGACTTCTGTGTTTTTGCCGCCCCGATGGTGCTGATCGATGGCGAAGATTGCTCGAGCTCACGCATCAGAGAACTTGTCTCCGGTTGCAAAGTCGAAGAGGCTACCCGGGTCTTGTCTCGTCCATACGCACTGATTGGTGAAGTCGTCAGAGGTGAAGGAAGAGGACGGAAGTTAGGCTTTCCAACAGCCAATATGGCAATCAACGAATATCAACTTGTGCCTGGACGCGGTGTCTATGCTGGAGTGGCACGACTGGCAGACGGACGCAAATTGCCGTCTGTAATAAATGTCGGCTTCAGACCGACCTTCAAACCTCAGCCGGGTGTAAGCGAATCAGGCGGAGCAGCGCTTCTTGTTGAAGTACACATACTGGATTTCGACGAGAATCTGTATAACTCGACCATTCAAGTTGACTTCAACGCCCACTTACGCAGTGAGCAAAAGTTCGATGGGGTGGATGCTTTGCGCGCCCAGATCGCTGCCGATTGCAATATCGCTCGGGCCTTGCTCAACCAGTCAAACGACGGGATGACCAAAGACAAATTGCCTGCATAGCGAGTTTTAGCGGGTTAACGTGCGAGTCAAAAAAGTCACTCTGACAAACTTCAGAAATTACGATTACGCCTCCGTTGACCTGCAGGACGGCAGAAACGTTCTCATAGGCGAAAATGCTCAAGGTAAAACCAACTTTCTGGAAGCTATCGAAATTATTGCGTTAGGGCGCTCAACCCGCGCGCAACAAGATGCCGACTTGATCAAAGCAGAAGCTGACAGTGCCCGCATCGAGGTTGTTTTTGAAAGCAACGGTGCCGAAGTAACAGCATCATTTGCCCTGGCTCGCAGTGACAAACCCAGAACCAAAGGCGTCGAGCGCCAGATAAAAATCAATGGTCTGACTATCGGCTCAGCCAGGTCTTTACGTGGCCGACTGGTGATGGTCAGTTTTAAAAGTTCGGATCTGAATTTGCTCCGGGGTGGTCCTAAATTTCGTCGCGATTGGATCGATGACATTCTCATCACTCTGCGCCCGACTTACCAGGAAACACTCTCCAAATACGGCAAGAGTGTAGCTCAGCGAAATCGGCTGCTCAAGCAAATTTTCGAAAAAGGGAAAGCCAGCGTCGAGGACCAGAACCAACTGAAAGTATGGGACGAACAAACGGCAAGAATCGGCGCCGCAATCATCAAACAGAGACTTTATCTGCTCAACGAATTACTGCCAAAGGCCGAAAGGCACCAACAACATATCTCGGGTAAGCGTGAGCTGTTAACAGCAGAGTATGTATTCCGCGCCCAAGAATCACGTGACACAGAAGATGGAAACACAGCCGAGCAGCCTCGGGGAGTTGCCGCAAAAGACATTATCGATCAACCTGAGGCTGAACTGGTGCAGACGCTGATCAGACTAATGAAGGAACGGCGCTACGAAGAAATAGCACGGAAACAGACATTGTGCGGTCCCCATCGTGACGATATCAAATTCGCCTTGAATGGAGCAGATGCAGTTGAATTCGCCAGTCAGGGTCAACAACGCAGCCTGGTGCTCGCTTGCAAACTGGCCGAGCTCGAACGGGTGCAGGAAAATTTGTGCGAGCCTCCGATTTTACTGCTGGATGATGTACTGGCTGAACTCGACTTGAACAGGCAAGGTTTGCTGATGTCACAGGTTCAGACAGAAACGCAGACTTTAATTACCACGACTCACGTGACCGGGTTCAAGCCAGAATGGGTAGCGGGGGCACATTTTCTGGCAGTCAAAGAAGGCTCTATCGAGCCAACCAGCGAAGCAGCGAGCATCCAGCTCACTTAGTCCATACCCCTGGCGGCAGGATGTGGGTTAGTCCGCTATGATACGTGGGTACATGGTTAATGCTCGCCCCTGAGTGACTGCGTGGCAACGCCCGATAAAGGACCTACGGAGAACTGTGTCCGCCGAAATCAAACCGATGAATGACAAAGTATGCCTGGAATGCAATCGGCAGTTCACGGGTATAGTCGCAGCCTGCCCACATGACGGCACTCTGCTCGTCAATGTTGTCCAGGATCCTCTCCTGGGCACGACTCTGGCCGGCAATTACGAGATTCAGGAAGTGATCGGTCACGGTGGCATGGGCGTAGTCTATAAGGCACGCCACGCCCTCATGGATCGCATCGTCGCCATTAAGATGTTGCAGGCTCAGTTGATTTCAGATTCAATGAGCGTAAAGCGATTCCAGCAAGAGTCGCAATCGGCAAGCAGAATCAGCCACCCGAATGTTATTACGGTTTACGACTTCGGCATCAGCCCAAGTGGTCAACCGTTTATCGTCATGGACTATCTGCAAGGCACCTCACTGGCCGACATAATCAAAGAAGAAGGTCAAGTAGGTGTAGAGCGAAGCATCAAAATTCTCTCTCAAGCTTGTGACGCGCTGGACCACGCGCACAAGATGGGTGTCATCCACAGAGACGTTAAACCGACAAACTTCGTACTGATCAATTACGACGAAGAAAAGGATTTTGTCAAAGTAGTCGACTTCGGTGTGGCTAAATTGATGAACTCTACCCCCGACGGGCAGAGGTTGACGCAGGCCGGCGAAGTCTGTGGCAGTCCGGTCTACATGAGCCCAGAGCAGTGCACGGGCGGTGAGCTCGACCAGCGCTCGGATATCTATTCGATGGGTATCGTCATCTACGAAACGCTGACCGGGAAGTTGCCAATTCTCGGAAAAACCATGGTCGATACCATGTCTAAGCACATCAGCGAGATGCCACCAACATTTGCTCAAGCCCGTCCCGACCTGTACATCCCGGAACGACTGGAACAGGTCGTATTCAAAGCACTGGCCAAAGATCCAAACGATCGCCATCAGACTATGGATGAATTGCGCATCGAACTGGAGAACGCCATTCCGCGACCGGGAAGGAGTCAGGTATTAAGATCAGCGCCCGGCGATAGCAGAACTCCCGGTGAACTGATAGCGGAAGCGCTTAAAAACACTTCGATGAAAGTTTGGGCAGTAGTTCTGGCTGTCGTTGTCGCAGGCGGTCTGGGTGTACTTCAGCTGCGAAAAACAACAAACACTCAGAATCCACCAGCTTTACAGCAATCAGTCACTCCCGGCGCCGGCACAGCTTCCACCCAGACGACACCAAATGCAGTCGCCGGACAAACACCCAACAATGCAGCACAAACAACTCCTGATGGTACAGCGCCGAGAAATTCGGCTTCAACAACTGGTCCCACGACTGCCGTGACACCACCTGCACAGCCCGCAGATCCGACTGCGCAAAAGTCACCCAACCCGGCTGAGACGGCACTCAAGTCGCACCAGGCGAAGCGTGGTGGCAAAACAGAAACAGATGACGGTTCGACTGATGTTGCGGTATCGCCCGCGACACCAGGACATCGAAGAGCATACAGCACCACCAATATCGTTGACATGATGCAA
This is a stretch of genomic DNA from Candidatus Melainabacteria bacterium. It encodes these proteins:
- the gyrB gene encoding DNA topoisomerase (ATP-hydrolyzing) subunit B, producing MPNKQDSSAGTSIVTEDNSEKEEKENKPSTATGTDAADYSADTISVLEGLEAVRKRPGMYIGSTGPRGLHHLVWEIVDNSVDEALAGFCKVIDVTINEDNSVTVQDDGRGIPTGIVEKTGKSGVETVFTVLHAGAKFGGGGYKVSGGLHGVGASVVNALSERLEAEIHRDGQAYKQAYNRGEPDGGLQTLGPSDRRGTKVTFWPDDQIFHDVNEDNELVKIVMDWDVVITRLREMAFLNKGLKITVTDKRGENLHQEFHYEGGIASYVEYINDTRDVLHKPPIYFEQEQNNVVVECAMQWTETFTESIYTFVNNIKTGDGGTHLTGFRNALTRIINDYARKQNLIKENDANFTGEDVREGLTAIISVKVSEPQFEGQTKERLGNREVQGITQSVVSERLADWLELNPNPAKKIIQKALQARLAREAAQNAKKAIRRQSALENSSLPGKLSDCSDRDPSNCEIYLVEGDSAGGSAKTGRNRHFQAILPLRGKILNVERVQPGRIYENTEIQAMIQALGLVVKEDDEEGGKTAGLLRPNAENLDLSKLRYHKIIIMTDADVDGSHIRTLLLTFFFRYARPLVNNGYVYIAQPPLFKVTKGKRVEYCYNEHKLEAVLAEMGEKAEIQRFKGLGEMQAEQLWDTTMNPETRTLRQVTVADASEADHVVDLLMGEAVQPRKDFIMNHAHEVQHLDV
- the recF gene encoding DNA replication/repair protein RecF, with amino-acid sequence MRVKKVTLTNFRNYDYASVDLQDGRNVLIGENAQGKTNFLEAIEIIALGRSTRAQQDADLIKAEADSARIEVVFESNGAEVTASFALARSDKPRTKGVERQIKINGLTIGSARSLRGRLVMVSFKSSDLNLLRGGPKFRRDWIDDILITLRPTYQETLSKYGKSVAQRNRLLKQIFEKGKASVEDQNQLKVWDEQTARIGAAIIKQRLYLLNELLPKAERHQQHISGKRELLTAEYVFRAQESRDTEDGNTAEQPRGVAAKDIIDQPEAELVQTLIRLMKERRYEEIARKQTLCGPHRDDIKFALNGADAVEFASQGQQRSLVLACKLAELERVQENLCEPPILLLDDVLAELDLNRQGLLMSQVQTETQTLITTTHVTGFKPEWVAGAHFLAVKEGSIEPTSEAASIQLT
- a CDS encoding serine/threonine protein kinase, which encodes MSAEIKPMNDKVCLECNRQFTGIVAACPHDGTLLVNVVQDPLLGTTLAGNYEIQEVIGHGGMGVVYKARHALMDRIVAIKMLQAQLISDSMSVKRFQQESQSASRISHPNVITVYDFGISPSGQPFIVMDYLQGTSLADIIKEEGQVGVERSIKILSQACDALDHAHKMGVIHRDVKPTNFVLINYDEEKDFVKVVDFGVAKLMNSTPDGQRLTQAGEVCGSPVYMSPEQCTGGELDQRSDIYSMGIVIYETLTGKLPILGKTMVDTMSKHISEMPPTFAQARPDLYIPERLEQVVFKALAKDPNDRHQTMDELRIELENAIPRPGRSQVLRSAPGDSRTPGELIAEALKNTSMKVWAVVLAVVVAGGLGVLQLRKTTNTQNPPALQQSVTPGAGTASTQTTPNAVAGQTPNNAAQTTPDGTAPRNSASTTGPTTAVTPPAQPADPTAQKSPNPAETALKSHQAKRGGKTETDDGSTDVAVSPATPGHRRAYSTTNIVDMMQSASSDKPKKHKKARAIAASTESRPATKSDPWASLRHSYDH
- a CDS encoding glycosyltransferase family 9 protein encodes the protein MKAHTDLLACRKILVIRYRFIGDTILTVPFLRNLRYSFPDAHIDVLVGPQSGEVLQGCPFVNKFITFDTTRFHKYDKGEGEAKSFWSYAKELRKEKYDLVFVLKRSWSSAFLALLTGARHRIGYATEGRQILLTQGIPWHKDIHEVDSTLEVLSGANLPIQDRFLDAWISEEEDNAISRKAPELARSKTKVLIHAAAAHPDKMYPIDRWAEVMKLLGAQIDCDFYFSGAEQDYLLYEDLQHLAGIKGFNLAGKLSLRESMALYRRMNVSLCVDSGPAHLSAAVGVPTLALFGPTDPERWRPYGDSHLALFNPDLTCRPCNYNKTCNNRECLTEFSPAKIVEKTMLVMQTRLNFTPGNAQTVQNETVG
- a CDS encoding bifunctional riboflavin kinase/FAD synthetase, with amino-acid sequence MSGLKYCGAKPGLSVISQQGIAVETFYEATPGLLKKSAIALGFFDGVHHGHQVVIGKAVEEAKRLGVTAGVVTFKDHPRSLTRGAAPLLLTMIEQRLELFERLGVEATLVLSFTEDLCRLSPREYVENILVGSMGAKSISVGYNHHFGKDREGDASLLGTMGKQLDFCVFAAPMVLIDGEDCSSSRIRELVSGCKVEEATRVLSRPYALIGEVVRGEGRGRKLGFPTANMAINEYQLVPGRGVYAGVARLADGRKLPSVINVGFRPTFKPQPGVSESGGAALLVEVHILDFDENLYNSTIQVDFNAHLRSEQKFDGVDALRAQIAADCNIARALLNQSNDGMTKDKLPA
- a CDS encoding CDP-alcohol phosphatidyltransferase family protein, whose protein sequence is MINVANVLTVARVVLALGTVSLLFMPGEQVRWTAFVLTIFVIWADGLDGYFARKLKQTSKLGGVLDIAGDRAVELVYWIVFSVLGWIPVWIPILFVVRGTFVDAMRSHAAEDGFTAFGVNTMMQSKVGKFLVASNFSRFSYAIAKAVAFCLMIAAHTEAGSVTMVPAIASFCVYFSAAFCVVRGLPVFFEGDNIFIFKPKVDDPKVATADSKSESSESIK